From Salinicola endophyticus:
GGTGGCGCAGGACCGGACGCATCGCGTGGTCAAGACCATGACGAGTGCAACACTCGAAAAGGCTAGACTGAATTCGATCCCCGAATAGCCAGCGCGGCCCATCAGCATACGTGGAGCCGTCGAAAAGAAGACGAAGAAGGTCCCCATCCCGGCGCTGAAACCGAGCGTGTAAACCCAGAAATCCAGACTCGAGAGAATCGAGGACAGCGACCAGGATGTCTCGCCCCCCGGCTCCGGGCGTGTCTCGTGCCATCGCATGCCGGCATGCAACAGAGTGAACAGTGCCAGCACGGCCAATAGCACGAATATCATCCGCCATCCCAGAAAGTGGTCGACAAGTGCCCCCACGATGGGCCCGAGCGCGGGAACGAAGGCCAGTACTGCGCTCAATAGCCCATAGATGACGGTACCTTCGGGGCGCCTCGCGTACACATCGCGAATCGTCGCGAATGTCGCTACCAGCATTGCCGAGGCGCCGAACGCCTGCAGCAGACGGAAGGTGACGAAGGGAGCCGCCGTGTCTGACACCGCAGCCCCCAGGGAGGCCATGGCGAAGATAGCGCCCCCGGTCAGCAGAACTGGCCGCCGCCCAAGACGATCCGATATCGGCCCGAAAATCACTTGCCCCACACCGAGCATCGCCATGTAAAGGCTCAGTGTCAGTTGGATCACGTCAGGCGTCGTATCCAGCAGGCCCGGCATCGCCGGAACGACCGGAAGATAAATATCCATCGCCAGAGAGGCGAGAATGTCGAAAGGTGCCATCAGCAGCAAGGCTGCCAGTAGCGTGTGCCGCCAAGCAGAGGAAAGTTGAGTCATGACGAATCACCGCTCGATCGAGAATATCGGGCGGCATCTGCTCGTCATCCGTCAGGCAGGATCGATCTCGCAGAGTGCCGCAACAACTACAGGTGCTGTTGCGGCTCAATGCTCTGCGGTAATGCTGGCTCCCATCGTCTTTCCTTGTGCAAGCCGTTACCAAGACACGGTTCGAGCCTATGTGATCCGTCCAGCCGCAGCAATATCTGGCCTTGTGACGGCCGCTAGCAGAGACGCAGCATATCCCCCCTATAGAGAGCGCATGCCATCTGCCCCCGGGTGACACAAAAAACCCCGGCCATGGGGCCGGGGAAGACTCTGGTGGAGACCAGACCACAGAGAGGAGCTGGGCGCGTCGCTCAGGCGGCGACACCCCAGTCGGGAAAGGGGTCGGGCAGGCTTTTCCAGTACGCCTTGCCGCGGGCCAGTTCGTCGTCATCGAGCAGGCAGGCTTCCAGGCGGCGGCGGATACCCGCCACGTCGAGCCCCTGGCCGATGAACACCAGCTCCTGGCGCATGTCGCCGAACGGCTCTTCCCACTTCTCCCGGATCGAGGCGAGGTATTCCGGGTCCTGGGGCCAGCGCGACTCGGGCACCGCGCGCCAGAACAGGCCGGCGAAGCCGTGGTGGGCAATGCCGCCGGCCTGGCTCCACTGACCGGCGAACTCGGGGCGGCTGGCGAGCCAGAAGAAGCCCTTGGAGCGCAGCAGGCGGCCATCGCCCCAGTCACCGTGCAGCAGCTCGAAGAAGCGCTGCGGGTGGAACGGGCGGCGCGCTTCGAAGCTGAAGCTGCTGATGCCGTACTCCTCGGTCTCGGGGAGATGCTCGCCGCGCAGCTCCTTGAGCCAGCCGGGGGCGAGCTGGGCCTTCTCGAAACTGAAGCGGCCGGTATCGAGCACCCGATCCAGGGCGATCTGGCCATGATGGATGGCATGAATCTCGGCATCCGGATTGAGGGTTCTGATCACCGCCTCGACTTCGGCGAGCTGGGCGGCGTCGATCAGATCGCTCTTGGAGATCAGCAGCACGTCGCAGAACTCGATCTGGTCGACCAGCAGATCAGCGACGTTGCGCTCGTCCTCCTCGCCCAGGCTCTCACCGGCCTCGGCCAGCGATTTGGCCTCGTAGTACTGGGTCAGGAAGTTGGCGCCGTCGACCACCGTGACCAGGGTATCCAGGCGTGCCACCTGC
This genomic window contains:
- the zigA gene encoding zinc metallochaperone GTPase ZigA; protein product: MSDTLPAGSRRPAPPLPVTVLSGFLGAGKTTLLNHLLNNRDGRRIAVIVNDMSEINIDAALIEREVDLNRAEEKLVEMSNGCICCTLREDLLIEVNRLADEGRFDYLVIESTGISEPLPVAETFTFEDEQGRSLSQVARLDTLVTVVDGANFLTQYYEAKSLAEAGESLGEEDERNVADLLVDQIEFCDVLLISKSDLIDAAQLAEVEAVIRTLNPDAEIHAIHHGQIALDRVLDTGRFSFEKAQLAPGWLKELRGEHLPETEEYGISSFSFEARRPFHPQRFFELLHGDWGDGRLLRSKGFFWLASRPEFAGQWSQAGGIAHHGFAGLFWRAVPESRWPQDPEYLASIREKWEEPFGDMRQELVFIGQGLDVAGIRRRLEACLLDDDELARGKAYWKSLPDPFPDWGVAA